One genomic segment of Candidatus Methylomirabilota bacterium includes these proteins:
- a CDS encoding LLM class flavin-dependent oxidoreductase → MRFGFFFWPYSPEYTQRMARLGEDLGFDLVGIADTPVNAMDPWVALTLAAAATTRVRLAMCVTNLVSRHPAATAAAAASVELVAPGRVVLGVGAGHSGVTSVGGAPAGPRALRDGVECLKTLLRGERATYAGAEVQLPWVRRAVPVYAAASGPAALRAAGAVADGVFVNYGLEPALVRDAAALIRAGAEAAGDGARDLEAWHVACLDCSDAREEAFEKLGNILGFVGAYILGGAPERRGVPAELQPAARRLRETYTTRQGEMDPGLVRRLGLFDYLRRRLAIAGTPADCIEQVRAARQAGVRRLMFTVSLASDPVRTVELFGRKVLPLTRPSR, encoded by the coding sequence GTGCGCTTCGGCTTCTTCTTCTGGCCGTACAGTCCGGAGTACACGCAGCGCATGGCGCGCCTCGGCGAGGATCTGGGCTTCGACCTGGTCGGGATCGCCGACACGCCGGTGAACGCGATGGACCCCTGGGTCGCGCTGACGCTCGCGGCCGCGGCCACGACGCGCGTGCGGCTCGCGATGTGCGTGACGAACCTCGTCAGCCGGCACCCCGCGGCCACCGCCGCGGCCGCGGCGTCCGTCGAACTCGTCGCCCCGGGCCGCGTCGTGCTCGGCGTGGGGGCGGGCCACAGCGGGGTGACGAGCGTCGGCGGGGCGCCCGCCGGCCCGCGCGCGCTCCGCGACGGGGTCGAGTGCCTGAAGACCTTGCTCCGCGGCGAGCGGGCGACGTACGCCGGCGCGGAGGTGCAGCTGCCGTGGGTGCGTCGCGCGGTGCCCGTCTATGCCGCCGCATCAGGCCCGGCAGCGCTGCGGGCGGCGGGTGCGGTCGCCGACGGCGTCTTCGTCAACTACGGGCTCGAGCCCGCGCTCGTGCGCGACGCCGCGGCGCTCATCCGCGCGGGGGCCGAGGCGGCGGGCGACGGCGCGCGTGACCTCGAGGCCTGGCACGTCGCGTGCCTCGACTGCAGCGACGCGCGCGAGGAGGCGTTCGAGAAGCTCGGGAACATCCTCGGGTTCGTCGGCGCGTACATCCTCGGCGGCGCGCCGGAGCGCCGCGGCGTCCCCGCCGAGCTCCAGCCCGCCGCGCGCCGGCTCCGCGAGACGTACACGACGCGACAGGGCGAGATGGATCCCGGGCTCGTGCGGCGGCTCGGCCTCTTCGACTATCTGCGCCGGCGCCTGGCGATCGCCGGCACGCCGGCCGACTGCATCGAGCAGGTCCGGGCCGCGCGGCAGGCGGGCGTGCGGCGGCTCATGTTCACCGTGAGCCTCGCGAGCGATCCCGTGCGGACGGTGGAGCTCTTCGGCCGGAAGGTCCTGCCCCTCACCCGACCTTCGCGCTGA